One Ranitomeya imitator isolate aRanImi1 chromosome 1, aRanImi1.pri, whole genome shotgun sequence DNA window includes the following coding sequences:
- the LIF gene encoding leukemia inhibitory factor, with amino-acid sequence MQLVAGIVQLLIFQHLALLMARAKPLNDVSSLYAYASKCNGSITSIMSQIHSLIMNMHLKAKERFDIYAHSQNFHSVDVSTVCHAHHNEFFLFSANSTSSEEDKLSELYKTFHYMNTAMGNITQDQMNLNPRNSILHKELNTSKTEIAAVISNLSCVLSKRYNVPKLDMYYSINAKERTMEKKKKGCKVLRKYKHFLTQAAEITSGWEVKVENTQDPSSD; translated from the exons ATGCAGCTTGTGGCAG GGATTGTGCAACTACTGATCTTCCAACACTTGGCGCTGTTAATGGCAAGGGCAAAGCCATTAAATGATGTATCCTCCCTCTACGCATATGCTAGCAAATGTAATGGCAGCATAACCTCCATCATGTCACAGATCCACTCGCTGATAATGAATATGCACTTGAAAGCCAAGGAACGCTTTGATATTTAT GCCCATAGTCAAAATTTCCATTCTGTGGACGTTAGCACCGTGTGCCATGCACATCACAATGAATTTTTTCTATTCAGTGCAAATAGCACTAGCAGTGAAGAGGATAAACTGAGCGAACTGTACAAGACCTTTCATTACATGAACACAGCAATGGGAAATATTACTCAGGACCAAATGAATCTGAATCCCAGAAATAGTATTTTGCACAAAGAACTAAATACGAGCAAAACAGAGATTGCAGCTGTTATTTCAAACTTATCTTGTGTCCTAAGCAAAAGGTATAACGTACCTAAATTAGACATGTACTACAGCATAAACGCTAAAGAAAGAacaatggaaaaaaagaaaaagggatgCAAAGTACTTAGGAAATATAAGCACTTTTTGACACAAGCAGCAGAAATCACAAGTGGCTGGGAGGTAAAGGTAGAGAACACTCAGGACCCTTCTTCCGATTGA